A genomic region of Caldicellulosiruptor acetigenus contains the following coding sequences:
- a CDS encoding FtsX-like permease family protein: MKKAFYAIGNIDNITKKLDESNIKYDVISRDRLIEEYKNGILKETEMIETFLYIYLPINIFMIINMFLMSLEERSRYNNSFKLIGMRKLKIILMNTFEGIFIIIVGSILGLIFRTILSNELPSFIESLYGIRMRNFIPWTLLFDIVVCAQAVSIIATFILSVFSNDEEGTKLIGREE; the protein is encoded by the coding sequence TTGAAAAAAGCCTTTTATGCTATTGGAAATATTGATAATATAACTAAAAAACTGGATGAATCGAATATAAAGTATGATGTAATAAGTAGAGATAGACTTATCGAGGAATATAAGAATGGAATTTTAAAAGAGACAGAAATGATTGAAACTTTTTTATATATTTATCTACCTATAAACATATTTATGATTATTAATATGTTTCTAATGTCTTTAGAAGAGAGAAGTAGATATAATAATTCATTCAAGTTGATAGGTATGAGAAAACTAAAGATAATTTTGATGAATACTTTTGAGGGGATATTTATAATAATTGTTGGCAGCATATTAGGATTAATATTTAGAACGATATTGTCTAATGAATTGCCGTCATTTATTGAAAGTTTATACGGAATAAGAATGCGCAACTTTATTCCGTGGACATTATTATTTGATATTGTTGTATGTGCTCAAGCTGTTTCTATCATTGCCACATTTATATTAAGTGTATTTTCAAATGATGAAGAGGGAACAAAACTAATAGGAAGAGAGGAATAA
- a CDS encoding RCC1 domain-containing protein, giving the protein MKVEEKKIGSVIMIFAILLSVVLPVLATTYQSKNYSKSTFSNELKNCVIQIAAGESHSLALKKDGSVWAWGNNFSGQVGNGTNIITIFIPEQVKGLKDVVAIAAGDNYSLALKKDGTVWAWGNNSSGQLGNGTTKDSNIPVQVKGLKDVIAISAGENYSIALKKDGTVWNWGESWYGQFGNSTTGYSTVPVQIKGLKDVVAIAADSDHSLVLKKDGTVWAWGNNSSGQLGNGNSTIEYSTIPVKVKGLKDVIAIAIGGCYSLALKRDGTVWAWGDNSSGQLGNGTTVNSPVPVQVRGLKDVVAIAAGDFHSLALKRDGTVWAWGDNSWGQLGNGTGGCDKYSTIPVRVKGLKDVVAIAAGGNFYSLALKRDGTVWAWGNNEHHQLGNGNGGYNKYSTSPEQVKGLK; this is encoded by the coding sequence ATGAAAGTTGAAGAAAAGAAGATAGGTAGTGTTATTATGATTTTTGCGATATTATTGAGCGTTGTTCTTCCAGTTTTAGCGACTACATATCAAAGTAAAAATTATTCAAAAAGCACATTTTCAAATGAATTAAAGAACTGTGTAATTCAAATTGCTGCTGGAGAAAGTCATTCATTAGCACTTAAAAAGGATGGTAGTGTTTGGGCTTGGGGAAATAATTTTAGTGGTCAAGTGGGAAATGGTACTAATATAATTACTATTTTTATTCCTGAGCAAGTTAAAGGTTTAAAAGATGTTGTAGCAATTGCTGCTGGTGATAATTATTCATTAGCACTTAAAAAAGATGGCACTGTTTGGGCTTGGGGAAATAATAGCAGTGGTCAATTGGGAAATGGCACTACTAAAGATTCGAATATTCCTGTCCAAGTGAAAGGATTGAAAGATGTTATAGCAATTAGTGCTGGAGAGAATTATTCAATAGCTCTTAAAAAAGACGGTACTGTTTGGAATTGGGGAGAGAGTTGGTACGGTCAATTTGGGAATAGTACTACTGGGTATTCTACTGTGCCTGTCCAAATCAAAGGATTAAAAGATGTTGTAGCAATTGCTGCTGACTCAGATCATTCATTAGTTCTTAAGAAGGATGGTACTGTTTGGGCTTGGGGAAATAATAGCAGTGGTCAATTGGGAAATGGTAATAGCACTATTGAATATTCTACTATTCCTGTAAAGGTTAAGGGATTAAAGGATGTTATAGCAATTGCTATTGGAGGTTGCTATTCCTTGGCCCTTAAGAGAGATGGTACTGTTTGGGCTTGGGGAGATAATAGCAGTGGTCAATTGGGAAATGGCACTACTGTAAATTCCCCTGTTCCTGTCCAAGTCAGAGGATTAAAAGATGTCGTAGCAATTGCTGCTGGAGACTTTCATTCCTTAGCGCTTAAGAGAGATGGCACTGTTTGGGCTTGGGGAGATAATTCTTGGGGTCAGTTAGGGAATGGCACTGGTGGTTGTGATAAATATTCCACTATTCCCGTACGAGTTAAAGGATTAAAAGATGTCGTAGCAATTGCTGCTGGTGGAAATTTCTATTCGTTAGCTCTTAAGAGAGATGGTACTGTTTGGGCTTGGGGGAATAATGAGCACCATCAATTGGGGAATGGTAATGGTGGTTATAATAAATATTCCACTAGCCCTGAACAAGTCAAGGGTTTAAAATAG
- a CDS encoding transposase has product MFNTKPKQLSFLDLFSHLKASALYKPESLLGLFNKFINLSNYIPSSFYNAYYKHFGKHRCFSLESMLLCFFVQKLLKLNTLTQLRAVLLNSYELRSFCNLNGNVPSISTFSRFRKVFNSEILKLFQSISIHAHNISIQQCPELASILIFDTTGIVPKVRENNPKFIHLLQKNTSKANPELSSDKIYSIVYSSLPKTANANSNIRVMFVNGHFCWALKFAVITNALGIPLALLPLFDSDSTSSDPIEHKSICDSKALIPSLETLFSYIPKNFSTFIADSALDSHNIYSTLKNTFNFSKIVIPLNTRASKNTTPTSDPNIVISEDGVPICKKVDKPFKPEGKCQGKNRSVRFKWTCPMSSYKNGKRTCSCPQPCTTSKSGRMFYTYPDDFRSFPGINRNSQEFLDLYNKRVTVEQTIYHLKSYMGSDTICTYDHISIFSDFLLSAITFSLLFILAHNIKLYCSKLTIKKLNKLKKLIA; this is encoded by the coding sequence ATGTTCAACACCAAACCTAAACAACTTTCTTTCCTAGATCTATTCTCCCACCTAAAGGCTTCGGCTCTCTATAAGCCTGAAAGCCTTTTAGGCTTGTTCAATAAATTCATCAACTTATCAAACTACATACCTTCTTCTTTCTACAATGCTTACTATAAACACTTTGGCAAGCATAGATGCTTCTCATTAGAATCTATGCTCCTGTGCTTCTTTGTCCAAAAATTACTCAAACTCAATACCCTTACTCAGCTTCGGGCTGTTCTCCTTAACTCCTATGAACTTCGTTCTTTCTGTAACCTAAATGGCAATGTTCCTTCTATTTCTACTTTCTCACGTTTCAGAAAAGTCTTTAACAGCGAAATACTTAAACTTTTCCAAAGCATCTCTATCCATGCACACAATATCTCTATCCAACAATGCCCTGAACTTGCTTCAATCTTAATCTTCGATACAACCGGTATTGTCCCAAAGGTTCGTGAAAACAACCCTAAATTCATTCATCTACTGCAGAAAAATACCTCAAAAGCTAACCCTGAGCTGTCCTCTGATAAAATCTATTCTATTGTCTATTCTTCCTTGCCTAAAACTGCTAATGCTAATTCTAATATCCGCGTTATGTTTGTAAATGGCCATTTCTGCTGGGCTTTAAAATTTGCTGTCATTACAAATGCTCTTGGTATACCCTTAGCTTTATTACCTCTGTTTGACTCTGATTCTACTTCTTCTGATCCTATAGAACATAAAAGTATCTGCGACTCTAAAGCTTTAATTCCTTCGCTCGAAACTTTATTCTCTTATATTCCCAAAAATTTCTCCACTTTCATTGCTGACAGCGCCTTGGATTCACATAACATCTACTCCACTTTAAAAAACACCTTCAACTTCTCCAAAATCGTTATTCCTCTAAATACAAGAGCCTCTAAAAATACTACACCTACTTCAGACCCCAACATCGTTATTTCTGAAGATGGTGTCCCTATCTGCAAAAAGGTCGATAAACCTTTTAAACCTGAAGGCAAATGTCAGGGTAAAAATCGTTCTGTGCGTTTTAAATGGACTTGTCCTATGTCTTCTTACAAAAATGGCAAACGTACCTGCTCTTGCCCTCAGCCTTGTACTACCTCCAAATCAGGTAGAATGTTCTACACTTACCCTGACGATTTTCGGTCTTTCCCAGGTATAAACAGAAATTCTCAAGAGTTTTTAGACCTCTACAATAAACGTGTTACCGTGGAGCAGACTATTTACCACCTAAAATCCTACATGGGTTCTGATACCATCTGCACTTATGACCATATTTCTATTTTCTCTGATTTCTTGCTCTCTGCCATTACTTTTTCGCTTTTATTTATTCTCGCTCACAATATTAAGCTTTATTGTTCTAAATTGACTATTAAAAAACTGAACAAACTTAAAAAACTTATCGCTTAA